The Streptomyces cyanogenus DNA segment GCCGGCTTCGACCGCATGGTCTCCTTCGCCGCGGACCTGGCCGACCGCTGCCGCACCCGTGCCGGTGACCTGCTGCCGTACGCCGGCACCCGGAACACCGCCCGCGACATGGACGTGGTCCGCGCCGCCCTGGGCGAGCGCAGGATCTCCTACCTGGGCTATTCGTACGGCACCTACCTCGGCCAGGTCTACGCGACGATGTTCCCGCAGCGCGTCGACCGGGTCGTCCTGGACGGTGTGGTGGACCCCGCCCGCTACAGTCCGCGGCTGCTGCGGGGCACGGAGCAGGTCAACCGGCACGCCCTGCGCGACTGGGCCGACTGGGCCGCGGCCCACCACGCGGCCTACGGGCTGGGACGCACCCGGAGCGCCGTCCTGGGCACCGTGGAGGCGGTCCGTGCGACCGCGGCCCGCACCCCCCTGCGCGTGGGCGGCTACCGGGTGGACGACCACGTCCTGCCCGTCATCGTCTTCAACGGACTCTCCCAGGACAATCCCCAGGCCTACGGCGACTTCGCGCAGGGCGTGCGGGACCTGCGGCGCGCCGCCGGGGGGCGGACGGTCACCCCGTCCCCGTGGCTGGCCTCGGCACTGGAGTTCCTGCTGACCGGGCACGAGTCCGCCTACGGCAGTGCGCAGGCGTCCATCCTGTGCGGGGACGCGGCCGCGCCCCGCGACCCGGAGACGTACTGGCGCGATCTGCGGCGCGCCGGGACGGGGGACCGGCTGTTCGCGCCCGTCACGAACGACATCAACCCGTGTGCCTTCTGGGACCCGCCGCGTGAACGCCCCACCACGATCCGGGACGACCTGCCGGCCCTGCTCGTCAACGCCACCGGCGACCCGCGCACCATCTACCGCGGCGCCGCATCCGTGCACCACCGCTGGCCCAGTTCCCGCCTGGTGACCCTGCGCGGAGCCGACCAGCACGCGGTGTACGGCGTCTTCGGCAGCGCGTGCGTGGACACCACCGTCAACACGTACCTGGCGACCGGGCGCCTCCCGGCCCGGGACACGACCTGCGCCCGGCGCTGACCCTCGCGAGAACCAGGCCGCGCCCGGCGGGGACACGGCCCGGACCGCTGAGACCCGCTGGGAACGACGGGACCGAAGGCGATGCCGCTCGCCCGGTCGTCCACGTGACGCGGCCCGGGACCTCCGCGCGGGCTGGTCTTTCCCGTCGCGCCGGCCGGGCCGTCCCGCTACCTGAGGCGGTTGGTGAGTGCCTTGACGAGGTCCGTCCGCGCGACCTTGAGGGCGAAGCGGTCGGTGGCGCCGGGGAGGGGCCGGGCGTACCAGGGCAGTGCGAGGCGGCGCCACTTGGCGGGGGCCAGACCCGCGGGGAGCGCGGGCAGCGGCGCGGCCCACGGTCCGAGCCGCAGCTCACCCGTCCAGACCCCGGCAGGGAGCGCGTCGACCGGCACGGTGACGTGGAAGGCACCGTCGGCGGCGATGTCACGGACCGCGAACGTGACGGTGGTGCCGGTGCCGTCCTCCAGGGCCAGAGCGAGGGCGTCCGCGGGGTGTTCGGCCAGGCCCAGCCGCCCGCCGACGCGCAGCTCGGTGGGGGAGCCGTCGGCCCAGCGGATGTCCTTGTCGACGCGCAGGAGCGGCCGCACCTTGTGCTTGAGCTCGCCGAGTTCGAGCGTGAAGTTGCCGTACGGCTTGGTGGTGTAGAGAGTGACGGCGCGCAGGCCCTCGCCGGTGACGAGCACGCGGGTGCTGGGCTCGCCGGAGACGTTCTCGGCGCGCTTGCTGCCGATCCGCACCTCCTTGCTCAGCCCCTGGGCGCCGACCGCGAGGGAGATGTCCCACAGCCCGTCGGCGAGCGGCTCGCCGTCGGCGGCGGTCGCGATGTCGACGGTGGCCTCGAACCCGGCCAGGTCGTACTCGTACGAGCCCTCGTCCTCGTCCGCGCCCAGACCCGGCGTCGCGGTGTGCGTGACGGGCAGCCGGTACTCGGTCTTGCTGTCGCGTTCCCGCAAGACCAGTTCGGTGCTGACGTCCCGCGTCGCCACGCGGTGCAGGTAGCCGTGTCCGGCCAGGTGGAGCACGCCGCCGTCCATCTCGGCGCGGCTGACGCGGTGGCGGAGGCCGAGCTGCGCGGTGACGTCGTAGCACAGGTCGGGGATCGCACGCTCGGGGTCGCGCAGGAACGGGTAGCGGGCCAGTGCCCGGCCGTTCTCGACCAGGACCGGGGTGGCGGCCTTGGACCGGGCGAGCCGCTTCTCGAACGCCACGAGTTCCAGCACCTCGTCCAGCATGCGGTGGCGCACCAGGTGCAGCCGCAGCCGGGCCATGGCCGAGAGCTGGTCGTTCATGCCCTCGTGCCACAGGGGCTCGATTATCTCCGCGAGCCGGTCCAGCGTCTTGAGCTGCGTCTCGCGGGGCTCGTGCACGAGGTGTCCGGCGAGCAACTGCTGGACTTCCACGGTCAGATGCCGGTGCGCCAGGTGGTCGCGGCCCGGACCGGGCGGCACGAGCTCCAGGATCATGTCGACCATGCGGGGCAGGAACTGCAGCCGCCGCTGCGTCCCCTTGAGCCGCAGGGTGATGTTTCCGTCGTCCTCGCGCTGCACCCAGTACAGGCAGTCGTAGTCGGCGACCACGGAGATGCCCGAGGCGTGCAGGTAGGCCGCGCCGACGAAGAGCTGGTCCTCGCCGATGGCCAGGTCGGTGGGGAAGCGCAGCTCGTGCCGCTCCAGCAGCTCCCGGCGGAACAGCTTCATCGGGTTGAGCGTCCAGTACACACGGGAGGAGAACACGTCCGTGCGCGGCTGGTTGCGCTTGAACATCGACGTGGGAGCGCCCCGCCCGCCGACCCCGACCATCTTGCCGAGCACGACGTCGGTGCCGTTCTCCTCGGCCATCCGCACCATGCGTTCCAGCGCCTCGGGGCCGAGACGGTCGTCGGCGTCCAGGAAGAACACGAACGTACCGGTCGCGTGGTCCAGCCCGACGTTGCGCGGGGCCGACGGACCACCGGAGTTCTTCTGCCGGAAGACGCGCAGCATGTCCGGGTAGACGCCCTTGAGACGCTCCAGCTCGTCGGCCGTGCCGTCCGTGGAGCCGTCGTCCACGACGATGACCTCGAGCCGCTCACGGCCGATGCTCTGCTCCGCGACCGAACCGATGCACTGCGTTAGATACGGCATCGCGTTGTACGCGGCGATGACGACCGAAACGGTGGCGCCAGGCATGAATACGCGCTCCAAAATACCGGGCAACCCGGGGCGGCTTCGAGTTTTTCTGTGAACCTACCATGACCAGGGAGTGTCGCTAGAACGGACGATCGGTGAAGCCCCCGTCCGCCCCGCTGACAGGGGCGGAGATCCCGTGGACGGACGGTCACACGCCGCTGCCGGCCCCGGACGACGATGTACCGGCGCGGGAACGGTCCCACGGCTGCGGTGCTCCTCGGCGTCCCGGCCGGGAAGAACCAGGCGGAGTACGGGAGTCGGGGTGGGCGACAGGGCGGTCCGCCGACCGTCGAATCGTCACCGTACCGCCACCGGAAGGCGACCTCATGCCCCTGCTGCGCCTCGGCGTCTCCCTGCAACCGCGCCGGCCGCTCGACGACGGCACGGCGCGCTCCGCGCCGCGCGCCGTGCCGAAGACCTGGGCTTCGACCACGTCGCGGTCGGCAACCGCCTCCTGGACAGCGGTTTCGGCCTCGACACGGACCCGCTCGTGCTGCTGGCGGCCGTCGCCGGGGCGACCACGCGCCTGCGGCTGCAGACGTCCGTGCTCGTCGCGCCGTACCACCCGGCACTCGTCCTCGCCGACCAGGCCGCCACCCTGGACGGCGTCTCCAGTGGCCGGCTGCTCCTGGGCGTCGGCACCGGCTGGAGTCCGGACGAGTTCGCCGCCGTCGGTGTGCCCGCCCGTGAACGCGGTGCACGCACCGACGACCACCTCGCCGCCGTCCGGGCGCTGTGGCCCCGGCGCCCCGCGGACTTCGACGGGCCGTACACCACCCTGCGCGCGGCGCACCTCGGAGTGCCCCCGGTCACCGCCGGCGGTCCGCCCGTGTGGGTCGGCGGCCACAGCGACGCCGCCCTGCGCCGCGCGCTGCGGTTCGGCGACGGCTGGTACGGCACCGGCGCCGACGCCGCGGAGATCACCGACGTGCGACGCCGCCTGCGCGGACTCGCCGGCACAGCGGACGCCGACCGCCTCACGCTCGCCACGGCCGCGTTCCTCACCCCGCCCGGTCTCCCGGCGGCGGTCACGGCACCGGGACGGCCGCTCGGCGGCAGCGCGCCCACCGCGGCGAGCGTCGCCGACGACCTCACCCGGCTCGCCGAGGCAGGGATCACCGCCTGCACCCTGTGGCTGCCCGTCGCCGCCGAGCACGTCGAGGAGGCCATGGAGTGGATCGCCGCCGAGGTGGTGCCACGGCTCCCCTGACACGGCTGCCGTCGACCGGCGATCCGTCCAGTGCCCCGGGACGCGGGTCAGGCGTGCGTCGTGAGGATCATGTACGGGGCGATCCGGGTCTCCGCCGCGGTCTCCTCGGCTGCGCCGTCGGCGGGGAGGGTGGGCAGCTCCACGGTGGGGGAGGGGAAGCCGGCCTCGGTGAGCAGGGCCCGGTACCGGTCGAGGGAGCGGTGGTACGTGACGCCGGTCATCGCGCTGCCGTCGCGCAGGCGCAGCAGCGTGGCCACGGCGTCCCCGTCGCGGTACACGGCGCCCGGCTCGCCGTGCCGCAGGGTGGAGAAGACCACGCCGGTCGCCGCCGGGTTGAGGTCGGCCAGGACGTACGGGGCACCGGGACGCAGGACCCGGCGGATCTCGGCGGTGAGGCCGGCCAGCCGGTGGTCGTCGGGATCCGTGCAGTACACCAGGCAGCACACGGCGGCATCGACAGTGCCGTCGGCGAGCCAGTCCAGGGACCGGCCGTCGAACAGGCGGTAGGAGACACGGGGGTGCGCCCGGTCGGCACGGGCGATGTCCAGCATGTCCGCCGAAGGATCGACGCCCTGGACCGTCCACCCGCCGGTTGCCGCGAGCCGCGCCGCCACCGCGCCGGTGCCGCAGCCGATGTCCAGGGCCAGCCGGCCGGGGCCGGAGCTGCCGGAGAGCCGTTCCAGGACGGCGGGGAAGATCAGTCTCTCGGCCAGCCGCATGTCGCGGTCCCGGTAGGCGCCGGCCGCGGCGGAGGTGTCCCAGCCGAGGGGGTCGTCGTCGGCGGTCAAGGTCGCTGCCTCCTGCTGCGCTGAAGCCGCTCCCGGACGAGGGAAGCGGGGGTTCGCCCGGCAGCCTGGCACAGGGCACGGGCCGGGCCGGGACCGGCGGGGGCCGATTCCCCCGACAGCGGGCGCGCTGCGTGGACGGTTGACGGCGGGGCTGTGCACGTACGCCCGCCCCGGATGCACGACACCGCCCGCGACGGAAGGATCGTACGGGGGCGTGCCCCACGACGCTGCGTGGAGCCGACCCTCCACCGGTCGCTCGGCAGCCGTCCGAGCTGGGGGAAACGCCCGCTCTGGCCCTCCCACCGGAGCAGTGTCATGTCGATCAAGCGCATTCTCAACCGTTCCGCCCCCGCCGATCCACCGGCCGCGCGTGCTACCGCGACCGAGCCCTTCGCGACCGCCGCCGACTGCGGCCTGCTGCTCCTGCGGCTGAGCTTCGGCCTGTTCATGGCCGGGCACGGGGCTCAGAAGGTCTTCGGGCTCTTCGGAGGCGATGGCCTGACGGCGACCGCCAGGGGCTTCGAAGCGCTGGGCTACCGCCCGGGGAAGCTCTTCGCCGTGATCGGGGGCCTGTCCGAGCTGCTCGGCGGCCTCGGCCTGGCCCTCGGGCTGCTCACACCGCTCGCGGCCGCCGCCCTGATCGGCGTCATGATCAACGCGATGGCCACGGTCACCGGTGCGCACGGTGCGTGGGACGCGGACGGCGGTGTGGAGTACAACGTGTGCATCGCCGTCGCCGCCCTGGCCGTCGCCGCCATCGGCCCGGGCCGCCTGTCCGTCGACCGCTTCTTCCCCTGGGGCAGGGGCGGCTGGGGAGAGGCCGCGGTCGCCCTCGGCCTCGGCGGCCTCGGGGCGGCGATCACGCTTGCCCTCTAGGACGGGCGTGCCGGGGCTTTGATGGTGATCACCCCAGGCCGTCGGGCCCCGGGCCCCGTAGCCGCCGCCGTGCACGATGCCCGCCGCACCGTCACGCCGCCGGTCCCGCAGTATCAGCTCCCCTGCGCTCGCCATTTCGGCAGTGCGGCCCGGATGGCGAGCGTGACCGGCTGGTCCGCGCCGAGCAGCCGCTCGCGGTCGGCCACCACGTATGCCGCGCGGACCACCCCGGCTCCGTGGCAGCCGGACGCACCCCGGCGATGTGACGCCGGGACGCTCGGGGGCGGCCCCGCGCCGCATGGCCGACCGAGCCGGCACCCGCCGGTGCTCAGCGCCTGCCCTCGGCCAGTACGGCGGCGAGGAGTCCGGGGAAGCGGGTGTCGAGGTCGGTGCGGCGCAGGGACATCAGGCGGGCCTTTCCCGCCCGGCGGGTCCGGGTGATTCCGGCTTCGCGCAGGATCCTCCAGTGATTGGACAGCGTCGACCGGGGCACGTCCACGCCCTCCGGGCTGCACGCGCTCTCGCCGTTCTCGGCCATCCGGCGGACCAGTTCCAGCCGGACCGGATCGCCCAGTGCGTGCAGCACCGCGGCCAGGTCCGGTTCTCCACGGTCGGGTCGTGCCACCGGTCCTCCTCGTCCTCACCGCGCAACACCCTTAGTATGCAGCTCACTTCAACGTTTCGGGAAAGTCGAAATGATCCAGGAGATGGTCATGCCGGTGCTCGCCACCCTCGCCCGCGTCTACGTAGACGACCTCGACGCCGCCCTGCCGACCTTCGTCGAACTCACCGGGGAGCAGCCGCGGCTGCGGTTCACCTACCGCGACCTGCACCTCGCGAGCGTCGGCGGTTATCTGCTCCTCGCGGGCACGGAGGAGGCCCTGGCCCCGTACCGCGGCACCCACGCCACCACGATCGTCGAGTCCGTCGACGAGGTGCTGCGCATCGCCGAGCGGCACGGCGGGGAGATCCTCGACGGGCCGAACGAGGTACCCACCGGCCGCAACCTGACCGTGCGTCACCCCGGTGGCGCGACCATCGAGTACGTGCAGTTCCACGCGACCGCAGGGTCCGCGTTCGCCTGAGCCGGCCGGCCGATGACGGGCTGGTGCCGGCGAGTTCACATGCCTGTTGCGATCCCTTTCGTTCGCGAGACAGTGGATGTCACGTACGGCACGTGAAGTGGGCCTCGTGTCAAGGTGTGCTCGGGGCACGGTCGCCCCCCGACCATTGATGAGGTGCATGTGCATGCGTCGTACCCGCATCCGGGGTGCTGCACGGCGCTCCGCTCGTGTCCGTGCCCGGCTCGCGGCGACGGTCGTGCTCGCCCTCACGGCCCCGGCCTTCCTGCCCGGCCCGGCGGAGGCGGGTCCGGCGCGCACGACGGCGACCGAACAGTGGACGACGCAGACCGTCGCTCCCGGCGTCACGGTCCGCACCGGTGTCCTCCGGCACCCCGGCACGCGGCATTCCTGGACGGTCACGGTTCAGGCGCCGACCAGCAGCCGGTGGAGCACCAACGATCCGGACGCGCCCGTGACCTGGGCCGAGGTCTCCACCCGCAGCTGGGCTGACGACACGGCCCGCAAGCTGACCCACTCAGGCTTCGAGCCGCGCGTGGAGAGCGTGCAGTGGCCGTCCTACGCCGACACTCCGCACGGACTGATGGGGTACCGGGTCCGGGTCGGCCGCTTCGCCACCCAGGAGGAGGCGCGGACGGCCGCGTCGGCGGTCACCGCGGCCGGGTTCCGCACGACTGCGTCGTGGACCGGGTACGACATCCAGGAGCCGGCCGACCTGGAGAACGTCCACGTGGCGGTGATCGACCCCAAGACCTTCGACGGAAGCATCGAAGCCACGCACGACGGCAATGTGGCACAGCGCGAGACCACCTCGGCGGTGGCGCGCAAGCTGCACTCCCTGGTCGCGGTCAACGGCGGCTTCTTCGTGCTGTCACCGGGCGACGGCGTACCGGGCACCATGTCCGGGATCGGCGCCTACCGGGGGGAACTCGAGTCGATGGCGGCCGGATCCCGGTCCGCGCTGCTCTTCGAGGACGGTGGCCGCACCGTCCGGATCGCGGACCTCACGAGCACCGCCACCGCCCGGGCGGGCAAGGCCGCCTACGCGATCCAGGGCATCAACCGGGTCCCCGGCACGCTCCGGGACTGCGGCCGCCCCGGCAGCACGCCCAGCGAGCTGCCCTGGCAGGACGTGACCTGCCGACTGGCCGACGACATGGTCCGGTTCACCGACGCCTTCCGGGCCGACCTGCCGACCGGACCCGGAGCGCAGGTCGTGCTGGACGCGTCCGGCCGTGTCGTCTCCGTCGGCGCCCGCGGCGGCCGCGTCCCCGAGGGCGGGCTTGTGCTGCAGGGCATCGGCAGGGCGGCCGACTGGCTGACGGCGCACGCCGAGCGGTACAGCCGGATCAAGGTCAGCGAGGTCGTCCGCACCGCCGAGGGCCGGCGCGTCGCACTCGACGGCGACGACTCCGTCGTCAGTGCGGCGCCGACGCTGGTGAAGGACGGCCGGATCGACATCGACGCCGCCGCCGAAGGCGTGGTCGACCCCGAGTACACCTCCTTCGGATACGCCTGGGCCAACGTCCGTCAGCCGCGCACCATGGCGGGCGTCGACAGACGGGGCCGGCTGATCCTCGCGACGGTGGACGGCCGGCTGAAGAACGGCAGCGAAGGATTCACCCTGTACGAGGCCGCCGCGTTCATGAGGTCGCTCGGTGCCGTGCAGGCGATGAACCTCGACGGCGGCGGCTCCACCGCGATGGCCGTCGACGGCACGCTGGTCAACCACCCGTCCGACGCGACCGGTGAACGCGCGGTCGGAGACACCGTCCAGGTCCTGCCCGCGGCGGACTGACGTCCACCGGGGCTGTGCATCGGCCGCGGCACGCCGGCGTCCGGCCGCGCCGGCCCGGCCGCCGGGTCCGACACGGACGAAGGCCCACGCCTCTCTCTGGCTGCACCAGCGGGAGCAGGCCCTCGACGAGGAGCACGGCTTCAGCCAGGACTTCTACCACCAGCTCGCCGAC contains these protein-coding regions:
- a CDS encoding TIGR03619 family F420-dependent LLM class oxidoreductase, yielding MGDRAVRRPSNRHRTATGRRPHAPAAPRRLPATAPAARRRHGALRAARRAEDLGFDHVAVGNRLLDSGFGLDTDPLVLLAAVAGATTRLRLQTSVLVAPYHPALVLADQAATLDGVSSGRLLLGVGTGWSPDEFAAVGVPARERGARTDDHLAAVRALWPRRPADFDGPYTTLRAAHLGVPPVTAGGPPVWVGGHSDAALRRALRFGDGWYGTGADAAEITDVRRRLRGLAGTADADRLTLATAAFLTPPGLPAAVTAPGRPLGGSAPTAASVADDLTRLAEAGITACTLWLPVAAEHVEEAMEWIAAEVVPRLP
- a CDS encoding class I SAM-dependent methyltransferase, yielding MTADDDPLGWDTSAAAGAYRDRDMRLAERLIFPAVLERLSGSSGPGRLALDIGCGTGAVAARLAATGGWTVQGVDPSADMLDIARADRAHPRVSYRLFDGRSLDWLADGTVDAAVCCLVYCTDPDDHRLAGLTAEIRRVLRPGAPYVLADLNPAATGVVFSTLRHGEPGAVYRDGDAVATLLRLRDGSAMTGVTYHRSLDRYRALLTEAGFPSPTVELPTLPADGAAEETAAETRIAPYMILTTHA
- a CDS encoding SUKH-4 family immunity protein; the protein is MNARSETPSRSCPRRTDVHRGCASAAARRRPAAPARPPGPTRTKAHASLWLHQREQALDEEHGFSQDFYHQLADTMIEVPAAVDPTACRPAEAPDGYRYWPEVFHDEAGGVL
- a CDS encoding alpha/beta hydrolase, whose translation is MTRSAFPAGGRRPRRLLFRGATAVALSLAGALALGAGPASPAAARPAADPLARYHHQHLHWKSCLLGPDDATGKELEQAGAQCADVTVPLDYARPDGRTITVAISRIRGTGTAHRAGALLLNGGGPGGQTIGDPPWVRKAMRDVAARYDVVGVDPRFVGRSTPLDCQWPTGSMIRGAGAGRAGFDRMVSFAADLADRCRTRAGDLLPYAGTRNTARDMDVVRAALGERRISYLGYSYGTYLGQVYATMFPQRVDRVVLDGVVDPARYSPRLLRGTEQVNRHALRDWADWAAAHHAAYGLGRTRSAVLGTVEAVRATAARTPLRVGGYRVDDHVLPVIVFNGLSQDNPQAYGDFAQGVRDLRRAAGGRTVTPSPWLASALEFLLTGHESAYGSAQASILCGDAAAPRDPETYWRDLRRAGTGDRLFAPVTNDINPCAFWDPPRERPTTIRDDLPALLVNATGDPRTIYRGAASVHHRWPSSRLVTLRGADQHAVYGVFGSACVDTTVNTYLATGRLPARDTTCARR
- a CDS encoding phosphodiester glycosidase family protein; translated protein: MRRTRIRGAARRSARVRARLAATVVLALTAPAFLPGPAEAGPARTTATEQWTTQTVAPGVTVRTGVLRHPGTRHSWTVTVQAPTSSRWSTNDPDAPVTWAEVSTRSWADDTARKLTHSGFEPRVESVQWPSYADTPHGLMGYRVRVGRFATQEEARTAASAVTAAGFRTTASWTGYDIQEPADLENVHVAVIDPKTFDGSIEATHDGNVAQRETTSAVARKLHSLVAVNGGFFVLSPGDGVPGTMSGIGAYRGELESMAAGSRSALLFEDGGRTVRIADLTSTATARAGKAAYAIQGINRVPGTLRDCGRPGSTPSELPWQDVTCRLADDMVRFTDAFRADLPTGPGAQVVLDASGRVVSVGARGGRVPEGGLVLQGIGRAADWLTAHAERYSRIKVSEVVRTAEGRRVALDGDDSVVSAAPTLVKDGRIDIDAAAEGVVDPEYTSFGYAWANVRQPRTMAGVDRRGRLILATVDGRLKNGSEGFTLYEAAAFMRSLGAVQAMNLDGGGSTAMAVDGTLVNHPSDATGERAVGDTVQVLPAAD
- a CDS encoding glycosyltransferase family 2 protein; translated protein: MPGATVSVVIAAYNAMPYLTQCIGSVAEQSIGRERLEVIVVDDGSTDGTADELERLKGVYPDMLRVFRQKNSGGPSAPRNVGLDHATGTFVFFLDADDRLGPEALERMVRMAEENGTDVVLGKMVGVGGRGAPTSMFKRNQPRTDVFSSRVYWTLNPMKLFRRELLERHELRFPTDLAIGEDQLFVGAAYLHASGISVVADYDCLYWVQREDDGNITLRLKGTQRRLQFLPRMVDMILELVPPGPGRDHLAHRHLTVEVQQLLAGHLVHEPRETQLKTLDRLAEIIEPLWHEGMNDQLSAMARLRLHLVRHRMLDEVLELVAFEKRLARSKAATPVLVENGRALARYPFLRDPERAIPDLCYDVTAQLGLRHRVSRAEMDGGVLHLAGHGYLHRVATRDVSTELVLRERDSKTEYRLPVTHTATPGLGADEDEGSYEYDLAGFEATVDIATAADGEPLADGLWDISLAVGAQGLSKEVRIGSKRAENVSGEPSTRVLVTGEGLRAVTLYTTKPYGNFTLELGELKHKVRPLLRVDKDIRWADGSPTELRVGGRLGLAEHPADALALALEDGTGTTVTFAVRDIAADGAFHVTVPVDALPAGVWTGELRLGPWAAPLPALPAGLAPAKWRRLALPWYARPLPGATDRFALKVARTDLVKALTNRLR
- a CDS encoding VOC family protein; protein product: MIQEMVMPVLATLARVYVDDLDAALPTFVELTGEQPRLRFTYRDLHLASVGGYLLLAGTEEALAPYRGTHATTIVESVDEVLRIAERHGGEILDGPNEVPTGRNLTVRHPGGATIEYVQFHATAGSAFA
- a CDS encoding ArsR/SmtB family transcription factor, whose translation is MARPDRGEPDLAAVLHALGDPVRLELVRRMAENGESACSPEGVDVPRSTLSNHWRILREAGITRTRRAGKARLMSLRRTDLDTRFPGLLAAVLAEGRR
- a CDS encoding DoxX family membrane protein, which translates into the protein MSIKRILNRSAPADPPAARATATEPFATAADCGLLLLRLSFGLFMAGHGAQKVFGLFGGDGLTATARGFEALGYRPGKLFAVIGGLSELLGGLGLALGLLTPLAAAALIGVMINAMATVTGAHGAWDADGGVEYNVCIAVAALAVAAIGPGRLSVDRFFPWGRGGWGEAAVALGLGGLGAAITLAL